The following are from one region of the Salvia hispanica cultivar TCC Black 2014 chromosome 1, UniMelb_Shisp_WGS_1.0, whole genome shotgun sequence genome:
- the LOC125202705 gene encoding glutamate receptor 2.8-like produces the protein MLNNTIINHSHLFTIHILILFLLFGSYTTSAAENGSSEGPSTIPIGVVLDTNSPMGSMVDLCMKMAVEDFYKKHPNYATRLKLHTRNANTILDANFAVVELLKQDAVQGFIAPGRSTEDAFFAELGQNVRVPVISFTSSSKATSYTDNHYLVRSTPDDAVQAQALAAICKKFQWSELAVLYEDTDYGSQFVSLLNKEFQKADIGLSYMVAISNSADDSDILQELNKLATRQTRVFLVIMNAYLGNRLFPLAKRAGVMSEGYAWIVSNSLSVFMDSMDFATHDSMEGVIGIRPYMSRSKDLDSFRGRWKRNITLSSGSVMELNAYGLWAYDAVTALAYAAEKINSSMLNISATTNRTQKSLSVSTFGPELVKKLSNIKFRGLSGEFELVDGKRKASEFEIFNVIGSGEKTVGFWIPNRGIVRDISTRYSDGLKSIVWPGDSLTQPVGWAIPSSEKLRVGIPWKHGFEEFVHATDLGDGIVKASGFSIDIFLATLEALPFRLNYEFRIYNDTRDINWSYDDMLQKIPEEFDMVVGDTTNWAPRAEYVDFSLPYSESGVVLVVKNRKPFDMWIFVKPLNWDLWLAIIVSCVVMGIVLLVLEHRVASSEVDSTMAPKEKSGMVYWSPVAVLAFPERNMVSNGWSALVLVFWLFMAFILMQSYTANLSAILTVDQLKFAFSDNYYVGCQDGSFMKKFLVDQLHISASRLRSYASAEEYHQAMTLGSKNGGVDAIFDEIPYMKILLNKYDDQYKMAGPTYRTGGFGFAFPKGSPLAAHFSRAILDVTQGSNMTEIEQTNFGPGYSSQDPLSATISQGTSSLTFYEFAGLFLVIGSVTVLALFCSETPIGRKLTTNARQFVHNCINFRSSSRLNPVVDSTSIAGESTEGVAEDAHEPVQDNMTSHPSPQRGEVKIHEIALIDNVHAAQNSGEITNRNGENNLSV, from the exons ATGCTAAACAATACTATCATTAATCATTCTCATCTCTTCACAATCCATATTCTGATATTATTCTTGTTGTTCGGTAGCTACACCACCTCTGCTGCAGAAAATGGAAGTTCCGAAGGGCCTTCGACCATCCCCATCGGTGTGGTTCTAGACACGAACTCGCCTATGGGATCCATGGTGGATTTGTGTATGAAAATGGCGGTTGAAgatttttacaaaaaacatCCAAATTATGCAACGAGGTTGAAGCTTCACACTAGAAATGCAAACACTATACTTGATGCTAACTTTGCAG TTGTAGAGCTACTGAAGCAGGATGCCGTGCAAGGATTCATAGCACCAGGAAGATCAACAGAAGATGCCTTCTTTGCAGAACTCGGTCAAAATGTCCGCGTTCCGGTTATCTCCTTCACTTCAAGTAGCAAGGCCACTTCCTATACAGACAACCACTACTTGGTCAGGTCTACCCCTGACGACGCTGTGCAAGCGCAAGCTCTTGCAGCTATTTGCAAGAAGTTCCAGTGGTCGGAATTGGCTGTTTTGTATGAAGACACAGACTATGGCAGTCAGTTTGTGTCTCTTTTAAACAAGGAATTCCAAAAGGCTGATATTGGACTATCATATATGGTGGCTATCTCGAATTCAGCTGATGATAGCGATATCTTGCAAGAACTCAACAAGTTAGCAACGAGGCAGACACGTGTATTCTTGGTGATCATGAACGCCTACCTAGGAAACCGGCTGTTCCCTCTTGCTAAAAGAGCAGGGGTCATGAGTGAAGGTTATGCATGGATCGTCTCGAATAGTCTATCAGTTTTCATGGATTCCATGGATTTCGCTACCCATGATTCTATGGAAGGTGTTATTGGCATTAGACCTTACATGTCGCGCTCAAAAGACCTTGATAGTTTCCGAGGAAGATGGAAAAGAAATATAACTTTGAGCAGTGGTTCAGTTATGGAACTAAATGCCTATGGTCTGTGGGCTTACGACGCGGTCACTGCATTAGCATATGCAGCGGAAAAGATAAACTCTTCCATGTTGAATATCAGTGCAACCACAAATCGAACACAGAAAAGTTTAAGTGTCTCAACATTTGGTCCTGAACTTGTCAAGAAACTGTCAAACATCAAATTTAGAGGCTTGAGTGGGGAGTTTGAACTGGTTGATGGGAAGCGTAAAGCGTCCGAGTTTGAGATATTCAATGTGATTGGAAGTGGTGAGAAAACTGTAGGATTTTGGATACCAAACAGAGGAATAGTAAGAGATATTAGCACACGTTACTCGGACGGACTCAAAAGTATTGTATGGCCGGGAGATTCTCTTACACAACCAGTCGGTTGGGCTATCCCTTCGTCTGAGAAACTCAGAGTTGGAATTCCTTGGAAGCATGGATTTGAAGAATTTGTTCATGCAACAGATCTTGGAGATGGCATTGTAAAAGCATCTGGATTTTCTATAGATATATTCTTGGCTACCTTAGAGGCGCTACCTTTCCGCCTCAATTATGAGTTCCGTATCTACAATGATACCCGAGATATCAATTGGAGCTACGACGACATGCTACAAAAGATACCTGAG GAATTCGATATGGTGGTGGGAGACACGACGAATTGGGCTCCAAGGGCAGAATATGTTGATTTCTCACTCCCATATTCTGAATCAGGAGTTGTGCTAGTGGTCAAAAACAGGAAGCCATTCGACATGTGGATTTTTGTTAAGCCCCTGAACTGGGATCTTTGGTTGGCTATCATCGTGTCGTGCGTTGTGATGGGAATAGTTCTTCTCGTATTGGAACACCGTGTTGCTAGTAGTGAAGTAGATTCCACGATGGCGCCCAAGGAGAAGTCTGGAATGGTTTACTGGTCTCCCGTTGCAGTCCTTGCTTTCCCTGAAA GAAACATGGTGTCAAATGGCTGGTCTGCTCTGGTTTTAGTATTTTGGTTGTTCATGGCGTTCATACTAATGCAGAGCTACACGGCGAACTTATCAGCCATCCTGACCGTCGATCAACTGAAGTTCGCGTTTTCAGACAATTACTACGTTGGATGCCAAGATGGATCCTTCATGAAAAAATTCCTGGTAGATCAACTACACATCAGTGCTTCAAGGCTGAGGAGTTACGCCTCAGCGGAAGAGTACCATCAAGCGATGACGTTGGGAAGCAAGAATGGAGGCGTGGACGCCATATTCGATGAAATCCCCTACATGAAAATTCTTCTCAACAAATACGACGACCAATACAAAATGGCCGGACCAACATACCGGACTGGTGGCTTTGGCTTT GCATTTCCCAAGGGCTCTCCTTTGGCTGCTCATTTCTCAAGGGCCATCTTGGATGTTACACAAGGCTCAAACATGACAGAGATAGAGCAAACGAATTTCGGCCCTGGATACTCTTCCCAGGATCCGCTTTCCGCAACGATCTCACAAGGAACCTCGAGTCTTACTTTCTACGAGTTTGCTGGGCTGTTCCTTGTGATAGGATCAGTGACGGTATTAGCTCTGTTTTGCTCGGAAACACCGATTGGACGAAAACTGACCACAAATGCTAGACAGTTTGTGCATAACTGCATCAATTTTAGGAGCTCATCAAGACTAAATCCTGTTGTGGATTCTACTAGTATTGCCGGAGAATCGACAGAAGGCGTGGCGGAGGATGCTCATGAACCGGTGCAAGATAATATGACTAGTCATCCTTCACCTCAACGTGGTGAGGtaaaaattcatgaaattgCCCTCATTGACAATGTTCATGCTGCTCAAAATTCTGGTGAAATAACTAATCGTAATGGGGAGAATAATCTAAGTGTATAA